A single window of Camarhynchus parvulus chromosome 9, STF_HiC, whole genome shotgun sequence DNA harbors:
- the AP1S3 gene encoding AP-1 complex subunit sigma-3, with protein sequence MIHFILLFSRQGKLRLQKWYTTLPDKEKKKIIREIIQIILSRNQKTSSFVDWKDLKLVYKRYASLYFCCAIEDQDNELLTLEVVHRYVELLDRYFGNVCELDIIFNFEKAYFILDEFIIGGEVQETSKKTAVKAIEDSDMLQETVEEYMNKPAF encoded by the exons ATG ATACACTTTATACTGCTGTTCAGTCGGCAGGGGAAGTTAAGGCTTCAGAAATGGTACACGACGCTACCtgataaagagaagaaaaagatcaTTCGAGAAATTATTCAGATTATTTTGTCTCGCAATCAAAAAACAAGTAGTTTTGTTGACTGGAAAGACCTCAAGCTTGTTTACAAAAG GTATGCTAGTTTGTATTTCTGCTGTGCAATAGAAGACCAAGACAACGAGCTGCTGACACTAGAGGTCGTTCATCGATACGTGGAGCTCCTGGACAGATACTTTGGAAAT GTGTGTGAGCTGGATATTATCTTCAATTTTGAAAAAGCTTATTTTATTCTTGATGAGTTTATAATTGGTGGAGAAGTACAAGAGACTTCAAAGAAGACTGCAGTGAAAGCCATAGAAGACTCTGATATGTTGCAGGAG acAGTGGAAGAATACATGAACAAGCCTgcattttaa